atatatatatatatatatatatatatacacacacacacatacatatatatatatatatatacacacatatacatatatacacattttgtaAACTAGGAAATGTCAATAATTCCCTTCAAGTCACAAAAAACACTACATTCTTTTTATACTTATAAACAAAATTTCTTTGTGATAAGATAGAAgccattttaacaaaaatcaaatgaacatatttcaaaacaatgttaaacaatgttttatgcAGTCCTTAATAACTCTGTACAGCTCCTCTGTGTGTAAAGCTTTGGCGAACTGCTGTAATCACTCGCCTTCACTCGTTGTATCGAGCCAGTTTGAGGCGAGGGATGATGTTCATAGATTGCAGTTCTTGGAAGAGCAGTTTGCAGGCATATGGAATTCGTAGAGACGACACGTGACACGAAGACTTGCAGTAATGACACCTGAAATAATCACAAAAATCCCATTTTGATGCAGTTATGTTTACATTATACTGaaataccattttaaataacactgcAGTTATGGACTCACCATCCTGAATATCCCAGCAAGCCACACTGGTCACACACGTCCACCTCAAAAGCATCACTGGAGATCATCAGCCGCTCAAGCAGCAGCATGCTGGCTCCGTAGCCAATAAGACAGTCTCGTTCCATCTCTCCCAGACGGAGACCACCATCCCTGGAACGACCCTCTGTCGGTTGCCTGCATCATAATgaagtaatacatttaaatttgaatttaaatacaattcaaaTTAGGGAGAAAAAGGCAGAATAAGAAAATTTATtaccttaaatatttaaaaaaattgcagatAATACATATGTTCGCATTTCTTACCTAGTGAGTACCGCTCTTGGGCCACGTGCCCTGGCATGCATTTTATCCAGCACCATGTGCTTCAGTTTCTGATAATAGACTGGACCAAAGTAGATGTAGGCTTCCAGAGGTTCCCTAAgagaaaatgataataataataataataataataataataacaataacaacaacaacaacaacaacaataaccaTAAAGAACACTCTAGTGGTTCTTTAACTTTTGATTTAACTATGTATTAGcaaattgttaattaaaataagatgTTAAAAGTATTGTAACTAAAGTAGTTAACTAATGCGTTAGCATGAAACCTCATTGTAAAGTGTAACCTGAAGCATTAATAACCAGACTGTGCAGAAAAGCAGTATtggtgaaataaatgaacaagaaTGATGCTGAAGAACAGTTTTTACCCTGTGATGCCCGAGGTGACATAATCCTTGCCCTGGTAATTGTATCCATAGCGAATAAGATCCTCACACACATCCTTCACTTTACTGCCCCCGAAGGCAGTGCCGTAGTGAAAGCGTCCATCCAGCACCCCGGCTTTACCAGCCAATAGCTCAATCAGCTTCCCaacctgaaataaaacaaagcagagctcattttattcttttgattGCTTGTTTTCTAAGATTGATGCACAGTCTAAACATTAATGTGATACGAGCTCAATTTCTCCTTGAAGGCAACTAATAATGTTTTTCTCCTCGCAGCAGTGAGATGGCCCAGCTTTCTCTTCCTAACACTGCAGCTGCTGAATGTGAGTGTGACATCATGTCGAGGTCGCGCACCGCTGCACGACAGTAGCCTTTACTGAGGTCACTCACAGAAAGAGCCGGAAGATCTTTGACCCCTCTCTGTCACTGAGAGGAATCTTTTCCTCAGTTCAAACAATTTCCTATACGACGGCCTGCTGTGTGCACCCAAACACAGAGTTCAAAATTAGAAAGCGTGGGGGaattaatgtttctgaaaaattatatttggagATTTGCATAAACTGAACTGTATGTGACAacaaaattaaagcatttatgaGGGTCAGTATGTATGAATTGTGTGATAATTTGTGAATAAtatatgacactgaagattagcgtaatggctgctgaaaattctgctttgccatGACAGGaaataatagcattttaaaatatattagaatatatatttttttattgtagtattactattttttattaaataaatgtagtcttggtgagcataagagaatcaaaaatatttgtaaaaaaaactatacagacTCAAACTTAAAAATGGAAGTGTGCATTAAGAGACCTTAAGAGAGAagtatatgatttaaaaatctaCTGCCAAAGGAATATGTATTTACTTCAAAATAGTCAGATGTACTCTAGAAAGCTGTGCAATAAGGCTTCTGAATTAAATCCTAAAATAttcaaagcatattttaaattctgaagtttaatattaattatgaaactcacttaatgtcttttttaaacGTTCTAAATAGAAACCATAAGTGTAATCTCTGGAACCTGTCAATTCAATCAAATCCTATCATTTTATGATGGGAAAGGACATACAGTCATTCTGGAGGGATATCCATGAGGGTTCATGATGATGTCAGGGCAGATTCCCGAGTCACAGAAGGGCATGTCCTCTTGAGGAACGATCAATCCACACACACCTGTTACACAAAAACATCCAATACATTCAAATGGTCTGCAAGAAATGTTAACTCCACCCTGTCAGAGCTGACATTTCCCATAAAACGTAATTGATTTTTGAGTGATTTCAGTCACAAACAAATGCTTGATGAGAAAGTGTGAGGTCTGTGTAACTTTCATCTAGTCCAAAGGCCTATAAAGCAGTTGTATTCAGGTCTGCTGAAGTGGAACCATTGGAAATTCAGACTGCAGGACAGAGTGAAAGTGGTCCAAAGCAGTCAGTGAGAGTGTAAATGTTTGCAGAGGAGCTCCTCACTCTTCCTGCAGCCAGAGCAAACACATTATTGGGCCATTTGCAAGTGATAAAAGAGAGAAGAACAGGGGCAGGAAGTGAGGAGAGGTGCTTAGCTGGACAGTGAGAAGGGATTATACACCCATAGTTTCCCCTTTACCATAGAGCACACAAAGAAAGGTTCAACTAAGGAGAACGATAAATCCATaagcaaaagggaaaaaaaataaaaatctggtCTCGAGAACAACTTTAATAGTTAAATAGAACttgaaaatgtctatttttgtgtgtatatacacacacacacacgtgtgtatatatatgtgatataaacacatatatatatatatatatatatatatatatatatatatatatatatatatatatatatatatatatatatatatatatatatatatatatatacacatatatatatatatatatatatatatatatatatatatatatatatatatatatatatatatatatatatatatatatatatatatatatatatatatatatacacacacacacacacacacacacgtaaataGAACTTGAAAATGCTCATCTATTTTTAGTATTCAAGTTCTTCTTAAGGGTTCATGATGATGagagatatatacacacacacacaaatcagcTTTTCGTACTAGATATATACTCtcaacttttacaaaaaaaaaaaaaaaaaaggatcagaatcattaaacaacattttaaaaaattatataaattgattaaatgaaaatgaaattgattaaatctttgtaaaataatactattCAATAATTtggttaaatgtttaaagtaaGTCCAAAATAAGTAGCTAAAGCAACAATGAATGTTACAGCAGtgaatgttttctattaaaaagtgtagtgtgtagtatatatataatatatatatatatatatatatatatatatatatatatatatatatatatatatatatatatacatacacacacacatatatatatatatatatacacacacacacacacacatatacttttATGCCATGTCAGCATCTTGGGCTATTTGTTATTTGGTATAACAAATCCAATAccagcaaacaaacacatacaagtTATATTACAGAGATTTTTTCACTGTtattatataagatttttttcagttttttcacagatttttttcactttggAATTTGTTTTTATCTGACCAACATTTGTGTTGTTGTGCTAAACGTGataatttttaatgcataaaaatgttacttgaCTATCTGTTAAGAAAATAACTGTTAATCCAAAAAATACTAACAGTTGTTAGTAGCAGGTAAAAGCATTTCCTGCTGCGAGAATACAGAAAGCGAGTGAGACTGCAACAGAAGCAGAGAGGTAAGCGAGAGTGGTTCCCATAGCACACATcctctgtgttgtttgttttgtgtgagAGTGAATGATAAAAGAGGCATGAAATCAGCAAAGAAAAGCAGGACAGCAGTAAGAGTCCATGGCCCTCCATCACTGGCTATACAGCCCCACTGTGGCGGCTCGCACAATGGACCCTGCCAAGACAGCTGTGTGAGTAtcagagtgtgagtgtgtgtgtgtgtgtgtgtgtgtgtgtgtgtgtgtgtgtgtgtgtgtgtgtgtgtgtgtgcgttggtGTGTGTTTGGGTCACCGGTAAATAATTAACCTATCGTTCTCCGGTGACCGGATCTTATGAGGGTGGTAGAGGCTGGTCAGAATGGGGGAGCAGGACGAAGGAGGGGTTTAAAATGAGTAAGACAAAACTCCCGTGAAACTTGCTGAAAGCCAATGGCTCCAAACCACGGTGGGACGTCTTTAATGGGCTTTCTTTCGCCCCAAAAGGTAGCCAAATCTCTCTCTTTGAAGTACAGCGTTCCCTCAAACGAATTTCCCAACAAAAAGCACCTAAAGTGCCCATTTAGTGCGCACACAGGCGATGCATTAATTAACCCACCACAAACACTgtgaagaaatatagaaaagtaaattaattcCCGCTGAATGTCATTGTGTGGTTGGCAGCGCAGTCACGCACCTCTGGAAAACACAGCTCAACTTCTCCAAGTGGGACCGTTCAATAAAAGCCCGCCTCTAAACGCACAAAAGACATTCAAGAGAACGGCACTATCCTTCACAACAACAATTAGCTGCCCTGTGTTATCCTGGTCCACCGACACTTGCCTGCTCCTTTAAATACCAAAAGCTCCTTTAAAAAGAGCAGTAAATAGCATCTCGGGCGGTTTGCGGCTAACCCCTCCCTGACCCCTCCTCACTGTCACGTCCCGTGATGAGTGCCAGTGGACGACCTCCGCTAATGAAATGAGTGAATTATGCATGGCGCCAGTTAACgctctgattaaaacatcataCTGACCAGCTCTCTCAGCGGAGGTGCTCAGAAACAATGGGGGCTGTAAACACTTTCCCAGGATTGTGCTGCTGTAATAAATTTGCATAGTCTGGCATGGGACAAAAAgctaattaattgaaaaacgggaagtgaagaaaaaaaaataaaaaaagttgaagaGAATGGGAGGGCCAGCTGAAACGATATTACCTGGccgttaaaaataaaatggacatCAAGTTTAGTAACATCTCCCCCCACTTGTTAATGAGATGGGTTTATTGTCTTCGTTTCGGCACGGTGCTGGAATTTGGTTTCATATGTTGGCATCTTCTGAAGGATGTTGCGATACCTTTCTGTCCATGTCGACTGCTGAACTTGTCTCCGATCTCTGGTCTACGTGTTTGCCTGAGAAGGATCTTGACCAAGAAAGCGTCCTCAGCATTGGAGGAGATCATCACCTTCTCAATGTAGGAGTCTGTCGCTCCTTTGTACCTACAAAATAAAGCAAGCAAGCATTTTGGTTGCCTTTGGTgccaaaaaataacaacatcaaCTTTGTACCTACAGAATAAAGGAAGTAGGCATTCTGGTTGCTATTGGgcaaaaaaagattaaaaaaatctttcaacCTACAGAACATAGGAAGTAGGCATTTTGATAACTTATTACCCATAGAATAAAGAAAGTTGGGCATTTGTGTGGCTTTAGAAAATTAactttttctcaaataaaacaGTTGGTATATTACACAGTGggattcaaatttaatttcatcaGACAAACAGTTTCTTACGTGACTGGCACGTCTCTGTATTGTGGTTGGCCTGGCTGGGCACTGCCCTCCAGTGGCGTTTGGGTGACGGTTGGCATTGACTTATTCACCAGCACCTGCTTGTTTTCGACCTTCTCACCTTTGAGGGATGTGACATAAGTCATCAATGCTTATCCTTCAATCAACATAGCCTACATTAATCAGCCGAAATGTGGTTCTCTCAAAGAGTCTTACCAGGCGAGCAGATGCCATCAGCATCCAGGATGCTATGTCTCCAAATGGGTTTGCGTGTTTCCGCATCCAGCATTGGACCCATCACTTTGTCGAAGGTCTGGTTAGTGTACCGCCTTAAGGTGCACTTAGCGTTCTTGTACACCAGACATCTACCAAAGCCTAAATGCAACACAGAAGAACAATAGAAGACAATGGACAAAAGTGAATGTTACGAAATCtacattatttttcagattttcttcttaattttatttggaACGTTAATATAGTCACTTCAGAATGCTACTAACTGATAAGTGAGCCAAGTCTAAGCATTCAGCATTAGTTATTTAGCTCTTACCTCTGTCAAGAGAAGCCTTGTTGAGCACCAAGGCGTCTTCTATATCATAGCCGCTGTAGCTCATTACAGCCACAGTAGCATTCTGGCCTGCGGGCAGCTTCTCAAAGTCAATCAGCTCGATGGTCTTCGTCTTCACCATAGGCCTCTGTGGGTACGCTAGCAGGTACATCAGGGTGTCTATTCGGTTCCTCTGATTATAGCCAATAGTACCTGATCAGAATCAGCAATGAAATGAGGCATCACTCAAAAGGactgaaaaacatgcaaaagagGAAAAATACTGCCTTGTTGTATGAATTcatatttagtataatttattttggcatttttgaaagtttttttggTTAATAAGTAAGTCATTTGAAGtgtttaaaaggatagttcactcaaaaatgaaaactctgtcattaattactcacccacatgtggttccaaacccgtaagaacTTTTATCTTTGCAACACAGATTAAGATATTTGTGATGAAGACTGAGAGCCtgaaaaattactttatttaacaatttcttctcttccgtGTAAGTCTTTGGCCTGTGCTCATGACAGCACCACAACGCATCATGGTATTCTCATAAACGCACGCTGATGACcgacacaatttttttttttttctttgcacacaaaaattaCTCCCATAGCGTCCACTTAACCAGTGATGTCTGCACTTTCTTTTTGGGCCTTGAACATGCTTGTTGCATAGCTGTCGATGCAGGTTCAgaaaacatttgatttcatcaaaagcatctttatttctgtttcaaagacgaatgaaggtcttacgggttgcGAAAGAagtgagggcgagtaattaatggcagaatttaaatttgtaaatttgAACCATGCCTTTATCAACACTGCTCCAACATAACGTAGCAACATAATATGTATTgatgcattaactaatattaatcaGAACAGCTTAAAATTTCTACAAATACTAATgtgtttaacattataaaagactaattaaatattacattaaatataaatattgcaaaagcattgttttttattatttaataatagctACTGTATTATCAAATGCTGTCAGAAAGGGCTCTACAATTAccacaggtgttttttttttacttgctgaAACTCAATTCAGTGCTTTTTAAACGATATATGAAACAGCTGATGCACATTTGATCACATTTAACTGACTGTCTGAGGGGTGTTTATGTTAAGGCTGGCGTCGGCAGTGTTAAAATCTCTGGGGTGGAGGTTTAGCATGGCAGAGATTGGGGGGTGAGGTCAAAGTATAATAGCCGCCGTCCCTTGAGGCCTTGACATTTGTCAGATGCTATTACTCTACAATCAGGGTACAAGCACACAGTGTGTGATAATAGGGCTGGGGCCACACAACTGGATTTGCACATGTATGGGGCTGTCCGTCCAGAAAAAAGAAGACAAGGCCTAGGATATTGGGCCAAATATAGTCACAGTCTCAGTGGTTTTGTAATGGGGGTGGTGGCCAGGAGAGGTTTAAGTAGTTTTGGTAACCAGGGCAGCGGAGTGTGTGTGCTCTCTTTCCCTCTTGCGCAGCTGAGCACACTAACCCTGCTCTGCACACTGAGCTCAGGACACAATGAATGCCTAATGACACTCAGAGACACTGGCAGGGAAAGgcctccccacacacacacaaaagcagacTACGCAAGCAGGCGATGTTTGATGTCCACATACATACAgaatgtggtgtgtgtgtcaaaGGTTTTGAATACCAGTTTGAAAGTGAATGTGTCAGTGAGTGAATAGGAGTGTGTTTGGAAGTGGATGTTTGGAGATGGAGACTGTAGTGGCCTTACCCATAGCCTGCTTGCCCATAGCACACTGATAGGTGTTTCTGGGGGACTGGTTATGATGAGGGTAAGGAATCAAACCAGCGCAGACCCCCAGCAGCGTGAACGGTTCAATCTCCAAATGGGTCGTGTCcctgaataaaacacacattgttCAGCATGTAGACTCATAAGGTGTCAAAACAATGTTAGAAAGTCACCAATATTACTTCTGCTCAATAATAaattagggctgggcgatatattcatcaatatatatttgtgcgcatctcgtcagtaaagctggttccTTGATTAGctgtaaatctccatcacccgTTTTCAATCAGAGTGGCAGTTTATATACAGAACCGTAGATCACTGCCAAGCTACGCAATATACTGACGAGATGAGCATGAATATAACAATGAATATAGCGCCCAGCTCTATACTAAATCATTATGTCTAATAACCACCTACGGCTGATAATAAAATTCTCAAAATCtttcctaaaaataaatgttatggcCAGTgctaataataactaaataattaagtaatataattttaatatataaaaacaaatataaacctcaaaaaataaaataatttaaaatgaaataagtgaATTTATGCACCaaagcattataaaatgtacaatatgaaAAATGCTGATTCCTATTAGGATtttataaatttacatttgacaacaaagttattattatatcattattagTTAAAGATTTAAGTGAACAAAAGAATGATAAATGTAACCTAACATTGGAATAAAAATATGGGAATGAATTTCCAGTATCAATACATACACCTAAATTCAAATTAAGCTAATGATAAAgtttaatactaaatatataaacacataccattattaattcaaaattcTACAATATTGATAATGAATATGGTAGAAACGTTACATtagataataaaacaagacacaaggttatatttactgaaatattacacttaaaaataattataataaatactttgcaaatgtgttttctattgCAATGAGAATTACTAATCAATGttttaagtgtccaaatactttaAGGGCCCGAATTAGAAGTACTCACTTCGTAATGATATGCTCATATAAAGCAATGTTACAGtcattttcttcatttacaTCCAAATACTCCACCAGACTTTCATGAAGGAAGTCCTCAAACGTTCTACAGGAAAAAGTGGGTGgcaagaacaataaaaaaaggcacGAATAAGACAGTCAAATCTACATTCTGGACTCtccattcaaatgtaattttcaaatattgatTGACTTTAAACGCACCTGTAGCCCTGAGACAATTCCTCAATGTGTTTGTTCTTCACAGCTGGCTGTCCATTCTTCACAATGATGTACGGTCTGCCAGAAGCACACAGaatgcaattcaaatatatCTGCACAATATAAGGCATCTGACAACACTGGGTACTGGTTTTAAAAGGAGTATATTTACTGCAGTATATATGACTTTTAattttgtggtttaaaaaaaaaaaataaaaatctgtagtACCTGCACAAACGGCCCCCATCAGaagaaatatacacacagcGGTCGGTCAGATTGGTTGAAATGGACACAAACTCGTTTATAAAGCCTGCTCTACGCATCAGTCTGAAGGTATAGACCAACTTCTGATGGTCTCTGATCACTCCAAGAATGTTACCTAGAAAGGAaaatttttttgataattttttttaccatgatTTACAAAAGATAAATACTAAATtctcattcagtgtaacaatagTTCATGGCAAACAACTTGGTCAAGCATATTTAGTACAAGAATCATTACATTCCATTTAAGAATCATAGTGCAACACACAAAAACGAAATGAAATCTTTActaatttttacatatatatacacacatatatatatatatatatatatatatatatatatatatatatata
This region of Puntigrus tetrazona isolate hp1 chromosome 18, ASM1883169v1, whole genome shotgun sequence genomic DNA includes:
- the polr3b gene encoding DNA-directed RNA polymerase III subunit RPC2 isoform X1 — translated: MLQEEFGEMTPQQLAAPVDTVEEKWKLLPAFLKVKGLVKQHIDSFNYFINVEIKKIMKANEKITSDADPMWYLKYLNIYVGMPDVEESFNVTRPVSPHECRLRDMTYSAPITVDIEYTRGSQRIIRNALPIGRMPIMLRSSNCVLTGKTQMEFSKLNECPLDPGGYFIVKGQEKVILIQEQLSKNRIIVEQDRKGAVGASVTSSTHEKKSRTNMIVKQGRFYLKHNTLSEDAPIAIIFKAMGVESDQEIVQMIGTEEHVMAAFAPSLEECQKAQIFTQTQALKYIGNKVRRQRMWGGPKKTKMEEARELLASTILTHVPVKEFNFRAKCIYLAVMVRRVILAQGDNKVDDRDYYGNKRLELAGQLLSLLFEDLFKKFNSELKKIADQIIPKQRAAQFDVVKHMRQDQITNGMVNAISTGNWSLKRFKMDRQGVTQVLSRLSFISALGMMTRISSQFEKTRKVSGPRSLQPSQWGMLCPSDTPEGEACGLVKNLALMTHITTDMEDGPIIKLAFNLGVEDVNLLCGEELSYPTVFLVFLNGNILGVIRDHQKLVYTFRLMRRAGFINEFVSISTNLTDRCVYISSDGGRLCRPYIIVKNGQPAVKNKHIEELSQGYRTFEDFLHESLVEYLDVNEENDCNIALYEHIITKDTTHLEIEPFTLLGVCAGLIPYPHHNQSPRNTYQCAMGKQAMGTIGYNQRNRIDTLMYLLAYPQRPMVKTKTIELIDFEKLPAGQNATVAVMSYSGYDIEDALVLNKASLDRGFGRCLVYKNAKCTLRRYTNQTFDKVMGPMLDAETRKPIWRHSILDADGICSPGEKVENKQVLVNKSMPTVTQTPLEGSAQPGQPQYRDVPVTYKGATDSYIEKVMISSNAEDAFLVKILLRQTRRPEIGDKFSSRHGQKGVCGLIVPQEDMPFCDSGICPDIIMNPHGYPSRMTVGKLIELLAGKAGVLDGRFHYGTAFGGSKVKDVCEDLIRYGYNYQGKDYVTSGITGEPLEAYIYFGPVYYQKLKHMVLDKMHARARGPRAVLTRQPTEGRSRDGGLRLGEMERDCLIGYGASMLLLERLMISSDAFEVDVCDQCGLLGYSGWCHYCKSSCHVSSLRIPYACKLLFQELQSMNIIPRLKLARYNE